A segment of the Necator americanus strain Aroian chromosome IV, whole genome shotgun sequence genome:
TTAAAGGCTTTCCAGATTTTCGAGGAACATAATGGAGAGGTTCTCACTTTGAGATCGATTAAAAAAGAGTCAGAAAGAGACATGCGGCCACCACCACCAATATCAATCCTTGCGATTTGTCCTCCGTTACTGAAACACAACAAAGATAACTGAAGTTGACCAAAGATCAATGATTCTAGATGACATCCAACGTACGCGATAAGTTCGGGATAAAACTGTGAATCCCATTGTTTGTAGAACGAGTTTCCAACGTAGAGGCGCTTTCCATCGACGCTTAACTGAAGAAATGCTGGGCCTCCGCGGAAATTCGTACCCCGGATGGTAGTTGCTACTCTAGGAGTTCTAGGAGTGCTTTTTCCCATTTCAGGAAAGCCAAATTCTCTGGGTTGACCCTGCAGATTTGTCAGTGTTCTATGGTTGACTAGGAGGCCATAGCAAAACTTACTATTTGGAACAGTAATGGCGACTTGACAAAAGCTTCTGAAATCCCACCGAGTAAACCGCCGAGCACGACCTTGAATATTCGTGATTGACACAAAAATGCTATGGCGCAACACGAGTACAGTGAACAACAACAAGTAAACATTTCAAGAACACATTCATTCGTCGCCAAACGTATTATGTTGGCCTGACGTGTTAGAGGAGATATCACTGATAAAAGAAGACgttgacgaaa
Coding sequences within it:
- a CDS encoding hypothetical protein (NECATOR_CHRIV.G15854.T1), whose product is MVSALTLNSAKVVLGGLLGGISEAFVKSPLLFQIGQPREFGFPEMGKSTPRTPRVATTIRGTNFRGGPAFLQLSVDGKRLYVGNSFYKQWDSQFYPELIANGGQIARIDIGGGGRMSLSDSFLIDLKDMEGGPYLARDLRFFNGDSTSDNFL